TGACCCGATCTTTCACTTAGTTGAAGCAGCAATGAATGAAAATGATCCGGTTGCAGAGTATTTAGGCATGAAAGACGCTGATAAAGAAGGATCAGGAAGAATTGATCATCTCGCATTTCGGATAGAGGGTTATGCATCACTCTTAGAAAACATAAAGACATTTGATTGGAATTATTTCGAACGTACTGTTCCTAATATATTTGAGCACCAAGTTTTTATCACAGATCCGAATAAGATAACGATTGAACTTATCTTTCACGATACTGAGTTTAAAGAATGGCAAAAGTCTAATGGAGAGGTCTAATTATGAATTATGTCAAGACCTCATTTATTGCTAATAGCCCATCAAATAATGAGAAATGCGTTCACATAGTAAAAAACCCTTATTCTGGTGAAGCGATTGGGTCTGTAGAGTTAAGCGATCAAAATGATATTTCTCTGGCTTTTGATAATGCACGTGATGTATTCAAGAATCGAAAGCGTTGGTTAAGCCGAGATCAACGCCTAGCCGTGTTAAACAATCTTGTTACTCTGATGAAGAATGACATCGATAAGTTAGTACATATAGCTGCGTCTGAAGGCGGCAAGCCAATAATAGATACGAAAACGGAAGTAAAACGAGCAATCAGAGGCGTTGAACTTTGCGTTAGGTATTTAAGCCAAAATAATACTGAGCCAGTCCATCTACATAGTGATGATACTGAAAGCCATATACGGACTTCATATTCGCTGAAAGAACCCATCGGCATCGTAGTGGCGGTAAGCGCTTTTAATCACCCTCTAAACTTGATTGTTCATCAAGTGATTCCGGCAATAGTGTGCGGCAACCCTATACTGATAAAACCAGCCGCTGACACGCCATTATCATGTTTTAATCTAGTTAAATT
Above is a window of Vibrio tubiashii DNA encoding:
- a CDS encoding VOC family protein, giving the protein MIVRGFEHFTIRTNKLEETRDFYINLLGLRVGTRPDFKFDGYWLYLNNDPIFHLVEAAMNENDPVAEYLGMKDADKEGSGRIDHLAFRIEGYASLLENIKTFDWNYFERTVPNIFEHQVFITDPNKITIELIFHDTEFKEWQKSNGEV